The Micropterus dolomieu isolate WLL.071019.BEF.003 ecotype Adirondacks linkage group LG11, ASM2129224v1, whole genome shotgun sequence genomic interval GGGAGGTTGGCATTGGTATTTCTGGTTACAGGAGCGGTCAAGGATTTGGTGGAAGAGCTTAGGCCCTTGGAGTTGTTTGCTGAGAGTGAGCGTGCCTTACTACCATTGACTGTTCCTAATGCTCTGGGATTAACACAAGCTTTAACCAGACCAGGTCTGCTAAGACTTCCTCCACTTGGGGATGATGGACAGGTAGCTATAGGAGAGCTAGATGAATTAGGAATACCAAATCTTGGAATGGATTTGCTGGATTTCCCACTGCTGCTCCCCAGACTTGCCCCACTGTTCTCCCTACTAAGTGCAGCTCTGGAACCTGATAAGGACAGACTTTCGCACCTTTCCAGGGACATTTGACTGCCATAATGCTGTCCACCATCTCCTCTAAGCCCTCTGGCCTTCAGGCTGGAGGTAACTCTTGCTGTGTTGAGGCTAGAGTTTTTGAAACTGGTGGAGTCTACTCTTTGACGTATCTCAAGCTCATCCTCTGATACAGCTGCCCTTGCTCCAGATGCCCTCCCTGCTTCCCCATATGCTGACTGTAAGGCACTTTGGGGCAGCAGGGTCTTAGTCTTATGGTCAAGACTGGACTTTCTCACCGGAGGGGGCGGGGGTGAAGTACAACCTGGTTTAGGGAGATTGCTCGCTTTCTGTGAGTTAGCCTTGTTGTTTTTCCCCAGAGAGGAGAATTTAAGGCTTGTGGTAGATGCAATAATATCTTGGTTTCCCTTGTAGTCTGTGGAGGAATGGATAACGGGCACTGTTCCCAGGGTGGTGGCACCTCGTCTCAGCTGAGGCATTTTGCTGGGTGGATTCTTACTGGCTGACTTCTCACAGCCATCGACCACCCTCTGGGATGAGGTAGACCCCAGCACCTTGGATGGGCGAGGTACACTGTTGCTATTATTGGGTGTCTTGCTGGAAGGGATGCCACTGGGGGTATTTCTGAGAAATTTGCTGGTGCTTTCAGAAAACTGAGGTTCTGAATGGTTGTCACTGCGCTGCCAAGGATCCTCCTGCTTAGCCTCTTGCCTTGGTGGTTctcggctgctgctgctgctactgctgctactgggAGAGATGGATGAGGTAGGTTTAATCTTCCTAGGAAGACTAGAGTGGACTATGGAGGGGCACTGTGGAAGTTGGGAGGAGCTAAGTGAGTGAGCTTTAGTTATTTTAGATGTGAATCTGAGGGAGCCTTTGGCTGATTCTGGAGATGGGGGGCACTTTGTCAAAGATAGTTTGCTTGAGGCAGCACTATCACTGTCTAGTTCCGAAAAACTAAATCCACTGTCATTTAAGGAGTTCTTGGGATCTCTAGGAGAGGACACACAGTGCAACATATCCAGGGATTCGATGTAAAAGGTGGCCTCTGGTCCCATGTGTTTGGGCTGTGGAAGGAAGACGTCCGTAGAATGAGCCCCTTCACTCTCCAAGGTGCAGACACTAACCTCACTCAGCCAAGAGCTGATAGATGAGCCCCTGCTATCTATACACTCCATTGCTCCCTCCTGGAAGGGTGGGACCACTGCAACGTTCACCTCTGAACCTCCCACGGCTGACGTGTAGGCATCAAATTCATCATTGATGCTGCTGATGATGCTGACAGGTCGGGAACCAGAGGCCAGAGCCTGAAGGGAGCAGTCACTGTTAAAGCTGATAATACTGGATGGCCGAACCTTATCTACAATACTGCCTATAGACAACTCCTCCACCACAGTGAACACCAGCTCATCCTCTCCATTCAGCTCCACCGGCTGCTGCAAGGTGACAGTGGCTCTAAGGATGTCTCGATCCAGACATCTTTCCCTCAAGGTAGAGCGCACCTGGCACACCTCTACAGGAGCTCTGAACAAAGGGGAAGTGTAAGGATCCCTCCTTTTCACAGCTTGGTAGCTCATTCCTACAGGAGGCATTCTGGTGCTGGATCTTTCCTCATTGTCTGTATTTTGCATGCTGGAGTCTCTCTGCTGTGAAGGAGGTGGGGCTGGTTTAGGCAAAGCTTTCTTGTTGAAGTAGACCTTCTCTCTCACAACAGGCTCAGAATTAGGCCCTGCAGCAGTTGCTAGTTTGTTAGTGACTCTGTTTTCTGAAACCAAGGCTTTCTCACCATCAGCGCTGGTTCTGCATACATTTTGAACACTATCAGATGGTGCCCTTTCTGCAGGTATGCATTGCGTCTTGACATTGTCCAGTTTAGATTTAGTGTTGGGACTGCAGGATGGTTGTGTGGCAACAGATTTTGGAGATTGTTTGGGTGAGATGCCCTCTTGGGTGTAAGAAGTATTTGCTACAGTCTTTGGTGAAAGAGAGCCTTGGCTCTCCTTAGATTTATCTGTCTTGGGGCTAGCCTGGCTTCGCTTGCCCTCTCCAACAAAGACAGTGGGTTCTTCACTGCCATCTATACACTCCAGCCTCTCCTGGAGCTCTGCAAATGTGTTGCATTTAAAGAACTGGTCTCTGTCCAGAGGGCCATCTTTTGCAGACTTCTTCTTATTTAGGGAGGGGATGATTGGAACAAAGGCAGGTGGGCCTTCATTGTCACTAAGCTCCCTGTCTGAGATCGCAGTTCCCCCAGGGCCCACGTAAATGACAGTATCACAAGACTGTTCACTACTGGAGGAGTAGTCGGGGTCACTGAGCATTGAGGGCAGGTCTGGGTCCAGGGCAACTGTCCGAGGGTGGAATGGCCTGAGGTGGGGCGGCCGGCGGATCCTCCCTTCCTCACAGGAACTTTCCCCTCCAGATGAACTAGAGGCGTACTGCAAAGAGTTAAAGCAGAAGAGAAGATCATCTAAAAATTAAGTGATGACAGTAATGTGATTCTATATTCTTACAATTTTTATATAACAATCAAGTCATtttataaaatcattttattcctttttattaaTAGTAGATTAATTTCTTGACAATTTCATAGTGAAATCAATTGTAGGGCAAATATTAATTCCTCTGACCAGTTAATTCCTCCATTACCAGTCGATATTTATCTAAAGGTTAAAAGTGCACATCAATATGAAATTAATGTCAAATTGCTGCATGTGGACTGCTTTATAAGCATGCCTAGGACCAATACCAAATAAATACATGCTGTCATTCCACCTAAGTATCTGGAGCATATATTGCCCTAATTCGAGCAGCAGTGCACACTTCCTTGGGCAGTGGTATTGATTACATGATTATTTGTTGAAGAGCTGAGAAAAACTAGCTCACTGCACTGATAATCTTTTCATTTGCAGAAGCATTCACATGTTCATTTGCTTAATAGCTCCAAAATTAAGGTCTTGAGTCATGGCATGAAATATGATGAATGTCAAACTTCCACATGCACATTAGGAATGTACAGTAACTGCTATAATAGCAACTCTTAAATATAATGTTAAAGAACAGTGACATTGCATTTCTCATTTATAAACAATGAGTGAATCATTATTCAGAAGTATTATAAGTTAGGTTGCCAAATGcctctgttatttatttgtaaaaatctACCATTATTGCTGGCACTAGATTTTCATACATTACTTGTGTATCAGTTTATTACTGCATATGTTTAACCAGATTATCAGTGCTAATCAGTTTATCAGTATACCTTAGATTTCTTTTTCCTCATGCGGTGGATGCGGGATGCCAGCTGGATAGTGGTGAGTGAGTCAGTGTAGTTGGCGGGGGAATCTGAGATGTGGGCGATCATGGTGGTTCTGCAGTTGATGTTGCCAAGGGACTCCCTCAGCAACATTGTCAGTTTGCTGTCCCTACAGGGCACATTTACATCGTTATTAGCAAACGGCACAGTGATATTTCAAAATGACAGTAAAGGTAGCTGACTTGATTCCAGGAGCCATTTTGAATTCTCTGAACCGAAAAATACTCCCAAATGACGAGTCAGTAGTCTTTTTATACCTGAGTAACTACAATATAATCTTGTGCAACACCAGTAAAAGTTATTATGAGGCTAActaaacaaactaaataaacaGTCACACAGCAAACTTGCTGTGACTGATGACACATGCAGCAACTTGCCTGAAACAATTACTTATAGATATCACTTAACAGAAGCTAAAACACAGACTGTACAACTAACGGTGGTGTTCTTACCTGTAAGGTACATGTTTTGCTCCATTTGCTAAAGCCATAATGACATTTCCCAGTGCGTTTAGAGAAAGACACAAGCCTCCCCCTCCGTCTCTACTTTTACTCAGGACCTTTTCACAGCTCCCCAGGTCGATGAGGTGCAGCCTGCTCCGTCCGCCTGACACTGtgtcaaacacagaacaaaaacCAGGTGAGCACAGCACAGACACTCCCTCTCTGAAATCAGTTCCTCACACACAGTGCTGTGATGACAGGAGTGGCATAGCTCAGCCCAGACTA includes:
- the kif26ab gene encoding kinesin-like protein KIF26A isoform X4, encoding MDWKELAAQKLNLSSKRKKHQPSLLHPQEPSIYPTNFSGILQVLPPPAPPCLLRAVSKVKENPGMGKVKVMMRICPSLEAADSSESQSFLKVDSRKKQLTLYDPASSPHSSSGHRRSATVAVPKIFAFDAVFTQDASQAEVCSGTVAEVIQSVVNGADGCIFCFGQVKLGKTYTMIGKDSSTQSLGIVPCAISWLFKLINERKEKTSTRFSVRVSAVEIFGKDEELKDLLSEVSTGSVQEGQSPGIHLREDPICGTQLQNQSELRAPTAEKAAFFLDAAIAARSTSRPNADEEERRNSHMLFTLHIYQYRMEKSGKGGMSGGRSRLHLIDLGSCEKVLSKSRDGGGGLCLSLNALGNVIMALANGAKHVPYRDSKLTMLLRESLGNINCRTTMIAHISDSPANYTDSLTTIQLASRIHRMRKKKSKYASSSSGGESSCEEGRIRRPPHLRPFHPRTVALDPDLPSMLSDPDYSSSSEQSCDTVIYVGPGGTAISDRELSDNEGPPAFVPIIPSLNKKKSAKDGPLDRDQFFKCNTFAELQERLECIDGSEEPTVFVGEGKRSQASPKTDKSKESQGSLSPKTVANTSYTQEGISPKQSPKSVATQPSCSPNTKSKLDNVKTQCIPAERAPSDSVQNVCRTSADGEKALVSENRVTNKLATAAGPNSEPVVREKVYFNKKALPKPAPPPSQQRDSSMQNTDNEERSSTRMPPVGMSYQAVKRRDPYTSPLFRAPVEVCQVRSTLRERCLDRDILRATVTLQQPVELNGEDELVFTVVEELSIGSIVDKVRPSSIISFNSDCSLQALASGSRPVSIISSINDEFDAYTSAVGGSEVNVAVVPPFQEGAMECIDSRGSSISSWLSEVSVCTLESEGAHSTDVFLPQPKHMGPEATFYIESLDMLHCVSSPRDPKNSLNDSGFSFSELDSDSAASSKLSLTKCPPSPESAKGSLRFTSKITKAHSLSSSQLPQCPSIVHSSLPRKIKPTSSISPSSSSSSSSSREPPRQEAKQEDPWQRSDNHSEPQFSESTSKFLRNTPSGIPSSKTPNNSNSVPRPSKVLGSTSSQRVVDGCEKSASKNPPSKMPQLRRGATTLGTVPVIHSSTDYKGNQDIIASTTSLKFSSLGKNNKANSQKASNLPKPGCTSPPPPPVRKSSLDHKTKTLLPQSALQSAYGEAGRASGARAAVSEDELEIRQRVDSTSFKNSSLNTARVTSSLKARGLRGDGGQHYGSQMSLERCESLSLSGSRAALSRENSGASLGSSSGKSSKSIPRFGIPNSSSSPIATCPSSPSGGSLSRPGLVKACVNPRALGTVNGSKARSLSANNSKGLSSSTKSLTAPVTRNTNANLPPSGRTSAPRTTAAVSSKPGRGTIMGTKQAMRAANSRVSELATGNISGKHMRGSGDSDSGNDSGVNVSDDKSPIAMLPSPYSKITAPRRPQRYSSGHGSDNSSVLSGELPPAMGRTALFYHSGGSSGYESMIRDSEATGSASSAHDSMSESGMSSSGRTKSSKFPKKRANGFQRRRLIPAPLPDTSSLGKKPGTAGQWVDLPPMSGPLKEPFEIKVYEIDDVERLQRRRQEETAEQPFQDVDKGLQYFNSKLKMLERRQQQVKELRAKHEVLLEELEDTKARLMMDPSKWIGEFEVDQDLDKESAEYLEALAQATDELEFCVNLCKSRVMMVTCFDISMQTPGALEGLREVEV
- the kif26ab gene encoding kinesin-like protein KIF26A isoform X2, with translation MEFRDIVDFRGGTQAGGWAVTGAGRTAVCWNAALKECQEEVALWSSSAALQLLPRAAQKLNLSSKRKKHQPSLLHPQEPSIYPTNFSGILQVLPPPAPPCLLRAVSKVKENPGMGKVKVMMRICPSLEAADSSESQSFLKVDSRKKQLTLYDPASSPHSSSGHRRSATVAVPKIFAFDAVFTQDASQAEVCSGTVAEVIQSVVNGADGCIFCFGQVKLGKTYTMIGKDSSTQSLGIVPCAISWLFKLINERKEKTSTRFSVRVSAVEIFGKDEELKDLLSEVSTGSVQEGQSPGIHLREDPICGTQLQNQSELRAPTAEKAAFFLDAAIAARSTSRPNADEEERRNSHMLFTLHIYQYRMEKSGKGGMSGGRSRLHLIDLGSCEKVLSKSRDGGGGLCLSLNALGNVIMALANGAKHVPYRDSKLTMLLRESLGNINCRTTMIAHISDSPANYTDSLTTIQLASRIHRMRKKKSKYASSSSGGESSCEEGRIRRPPHLRPFHPRTVALDPDLPSMLSDPDYSSSSEQSCDTVIYVGPGGTAISDRELSDNEGPPAFVPIIPSLNKKKSAKDGPLDRDQFFKCNTFAELQERLECIDGSEEPTVFVGEGKRSQASPKTDKSKESQGSLSPKTVANTSYTQEGISPKQSPKSVATQPSCSPNTKSKLDNVKTQCIPAERAPSDSVQNVCRTSADGEKALVSENRVTNKLATAAGPNSEPVVREKVYFNKKALPKPAPPPSQQRDSSMQNTDNEERSSTRMPPVGMSYQAVKRRDPYTSPLFRAPVEVCQVRSTLRERCLDRDILRATVTLQQPVELNGEDELVFTVVEELSIGSIVDKVRPSSIISFNSDCSLQALASGSRPVSIISSINDEFDAYTSAVGGSEVNVAVVPPFQEGAMECIDSRGSSISSWLSEVSVCTLESEGAHSTDVFLPQPKHMGPEATFYIESLDMLHCVSSPRDPKNSLNDSGFSFSELDSDSAASSKLSLTKCPPSPESAKGSLRFTSKITKAHSLSSSQLPQCPSIVHSSLPRKIKPTSSISPSSSSSSSSSREPPRQEAKQEDPWQRSDNHSEPQFSESTSKFLRNTPSGIPSSKTPNNSNSVPRPSKVLGSTSSQRVVDGCEKSASKNPPSKMPQLRRGATTLGTVPVIHSSTDYKGNQDIIASTTSLKFSSLGKNNKANSQKASNLPKPGCTSPPPPPVRKSSLDHKTKTLLPQSALQSAYGEAGRASGARAAVSEDELEIRQRVDSTSFKNSSLNTARVTSSLKARGLRGDGGQHYGSQMSLERCESLSLSGSRAALSRENSGASLGSSSGKSSKSIPRFGIPNSSSSPIATCPSSPSGGSLSRPGLVKACVNPRALGTVNGSKARSLSANNSKGLSSSTKSLTAPVTRNTNANLPPSGRTSAPRTTAAVSSKPGRGTIMGTKQAMRAANSRVSELATGNISGKHMRGSGDSDSGNDSGVNVSDDKSPIAMLPSPYSKITAPRRPQRYSSGHGSDNSSVLSGELPPAMGRTALFYHSGGSSGYESMIRDSEATGSASSAHDSMSESGMSSSGRTKSSKFPKKRANGFQRRRLIPAPLPDTSSLGKKPGTAGQWVDLPPMSGPLKEPFEIKVYEIDDVERLQRRRQEETAEQPFQDVDKGLQYFNSKLKMLERRQQQVKELRAKHEVLLEELEDTKARLMMDPSKWIGEFEVDQDLDKESAEYLEALAQATDELEFCVNLCKSRVMMVTCFDISMQTPGALEGLREVEV
- the kif26ab gene encoding kinesin-like protein KIF26A isoform X1; this encodes MSSFGCSSAPDGRDPNNRMFTVEGCPSVESPVTPRKRLHSVEDARCSSRPPPEGAGSVSISESEEKGGFCQQCQKKVTELKKQALALADQNSLKDPGYATFLFEQLQTPGSHETGVSCCQVCSTPLHQLKQEALQTLHAPILNFSSDMAALPTKSFLPQPTRFTVSSSSVHAKQLSKGQPAAHSVLPLGERHRVPGWSQSPSVSSGPKTSVQVTVAGGQLSGSLSSVTIQAQQYLEGMWSISRVNNFLPQPKLAQGLMGEAERDVTALEAPITTMTTSTSSSSSSTLTPCRLRSSSQPGLPEPIANTSTSASPSSSAAASFFIRAAQKLNLSSKRKKHQPSLLHPQEPSIYPTNFSGILQVLPPPAPPCLLRAVSKVKENPGMGKVKVMMRICPSLEAADSSESQSFLKVDSRKKQLTLYDPASSPHSSSGHRRSATVAVPKIFAFDAVFTQDASQAEVCSGTVAEVIQSVVNGADGCIFCFGQVKLGKTYTMIGKDSSTQSLGIVPCAISWLFKLINERKEKTSTRFSVRVSAVEIFGKDEELKDLLSEVSTGSVQEGQSPGIHLREDPICGTQLQNQSELRAPTAEKAAFFLDAAIAARSTSRPNADEEERRNSHMLFTLHIYQYRMEKSGKGGMSGGRSRLHLIDLGSCEKVLSKSRDGGGGLCLSLNALGNVIMALANGAKHVPYRDSKLTMLLRESLGNINCRTTMIAHISDSPANYTDSLTTIQLASRIHRMRKKKSKYASSSSGGESSCEEGRIRRPPHLRPFHPRTVALDPDLPSMLSDPDYSSSSEQSCDTVIYVGPGGTAISDRELSDNEGPPAFVPIIPSLNKKKSAKDGPLDRDQFFKCNTFAELQERLECIDGSEEPTVFVGEGKRSQASPKTDKSKESQGSLSPKTVANTSYTQEGISPKQSPKSVATQPSCSPNTKSKLDNVKTQCIPAERAPSDSVQNVCRTSADGEKALVSENRVTNKLATAAGPNSEPVVREKVYFNKKALPKPAPPPSQQRDSSMQNTDNEERSSTRMPPVGMSYQAVKRRDPYTSPLFRAPVEVCQVRSTLRERCLDRDILRATVTLQQPVELNGEDELVFTVVEELSIGSIVDKVRPSSIISFNSDCSLQALASGSRPVSIISSINDEFDAYTSAVGGSEVNVAVVPPFQEGAMECIDSRGSSISSWLSEVSVCTLESEGAHSTDVFLPQPKHMGPEATFYIESLDMLHCVSSPRDPKNSLNDSGFSFSELDSDSAASSKLSLTKCPPSPESAKGSLRFTSKITKAHSLSSSQLPQCPSIVHSSLPRKIKPTSSISPSSSSSSSSSREPPRQEAKQEDPWQRSDNHSEPQFSESTSKFLRNTPSGIPSSKTPNNSNSVPRPSKVLGSTSSQRVVDGCEKSASKNPPSKMPQLRRGATTLGTVPVIHSSTDYKGNQDIIASTTSLKFSSLGKNNKANSQKASNLPKPGCTSPPPPPVRKSSLDHKTKTLLPQSALQSAYGEAGRASGARAAVSEDELEIRQRVDSTSFKNSSLNTARVTSSLKARGLRGDGGQHYGSQMSLERCESLSLSGSRAALSRENSGASLGSSSGKSSKSIPRFGIPNSSSSPIATCPSSPSGGSLSRPGLVKACVNPRALGTVNGSKARSLSANNSKGLSSSTKSLTAPVTRNTNANLPPSGRTSAPRTTAAVSSKPGRGTIMGTKQAMRAANSRVSELATGNISGKHMRGSGDSDSGNDSGVNVSDDKSPIAMLPSPYSKITAPRRPQRYSSGHGSDNSSVLSGELPPAMGRTALFYHSGGSSGYESMIRDSEATGSASSAHDSMSESGMSSSGRTKSSKFPKKRANGFQRRRLIPAPLPDTSSLGKKPGTAGQWVDLPPMSGPLKEPFEIKVYEIDDVERLQRRRQEETAEQPFQDVDKGLQYFNSKLKMLERRQQQVKELRAKHEVLLEELEDTKARLMMDPSKWIGEFEVDQDLDKESAEYLEALAQATDELEFCVNLCKSRVMMVTCFDISMQTPGALEGLREVEV
- the kif26ab gene encoding kinesin-like protein KIF26A isoform X5 codes for the protein MAAQKLNLSSKRKKHQPSLLHPQEPSIYPTNFSGILQVLPPPAPPCLLRAVSKVKENPGMGKVKVMMRICPSLEAADSSESQSFLKVDSRKKQLTLYDPASSPHSSSGHRRSATVAVPKIFAFDAVFTQDASQAEVCSGTVAEVIQSVVNGADGCIFCFGQVKLGKTYTMIGKDSSTQSLGIVPCAISWLFKLINERKEKTSTRFSVRVSAVEIFGKDEELKDLLSEVSTGSVQEGQSPGIHLREDPICGTQLQNQSELRAPTAEKAAFFLDAAIAARSTSRPNADEEERRNSHMLFTLHIYQYRMEKSGKGGMSGGRSRLHLIDLGSCEKVLSKSRDGGGGLCLSLNALGNVIMALANGAKHVPYRDSKLTMLLRESLGNINCRTTMIAHISDSPANYTDSLTTIQLASRIHRMRKKKSKYASSSSGGESSCEEGRIRRPPHLRPFHPRTVALDPDLPSMLSDPDYSSSSEQSCDTVIYVGPGGTAISDRELSDNEGPPAFVPIIPSLNKKKSAKDGPLDRDQFFKCNTFAELQERLECIDGSEEPTVFVGEGKRSQASPKTDKSKESQGSLSPKTVANTSYTQEGISPKQSPKSVATQPSCSPNTKSKLDNVKTQCIPAERAPSDSVQNVCRTSADGEKALVSENRVTNKLATAAGPNSEPVVREKVYFNKKALPKPAPPPSQQRDSSMQNTDNEERSSTRMPPVGMSYQAVKRRDPYTSPLFRAPVEVCQVRSTLRERCLDRDILRATVTLQQPVELNGEDELVFTVVEELSIGSIVDKVRPSSIISFNSDCSLQALASGSRPVSIISSINDEFDAYTSAVGGSEVNVAVVPPFQEGAMECIDSRGSSISSWLSEVSVCTLESEGAHSTDVFLPQPKHMGPEATFYIESLDMLHCVSSPRDPKNSLNDSGFSFSELDSDSAASSKLSLTKCPPSPESAKGSLRFTSKITKAHSLSSSQLPQCPSIVHSSLPRKIKPTSSISPSSSSSSSSSREPPRQEAKQEDPWQRSDNHSEPQFSESTSKFLRNTPSGIPSSKTPNNSNSVPRPSKVLGSTSSQRVVDGCEKSASKNPPSKMPQLRRGATTLGTVPVIHSSTDYKGNQDIIASTTSLKFSSLGKNNKANSQKASNLPKPGCTSPPPPPVRKSSLDHKTKTLLPQSALQSAYGEAGRASGARAAVSEDELEIRQRVDSTSFKNSSLNTARVTSSLKARGLRGDGGQHYGSQMSLERCESLSLSGSRAALSRENSGASLGSSSGKSSKSIPRFGIPNSSSSPIATCPSSPSGGSLSRPGLVKACVNPRALGTVNGSKARSLSANNSKGLSSSTKSLTAPVTRNTNANLPPSGRTSAPRTTAAVSSKPGRGTIMGTKQAMRAANSRVSELATGNISGKHMRGSGDSDSGNDSGVNVSDDKSPIAMLPSPYSKITAPRRPQRYSSGHGSDNSSVLSGELPPAMGRTALFYHSGGSSGYESMIRDSEATGSASSAHDSMSESGMSSSGRTKSSKFPKKRANGFQRRRLIPAPLPDTSSLGKKPGTAGQWVDLPPMSGPLKEPFEIKVYEIDDVERLQRRRQEETAEQPFQDVDKGLQYFNSKLKMLERRQQQVKELRAKHEVLLEELEDTKARLMMDPSKWIGEFEVDQDLDKESAEYLEALAQATDELEFCVNLCKSRVMMVTCFDISMQTPGALEGLREVEV
- the kif26ab gene encoding kinesin-like protein KIF26A isoform X6, producing the protein MGKVKVMMRICPSLEAADSSESQSFLKVDSRKKQLTLYDPASSPHSSSGHRRSATVAVPKIFAFDAVFTQDASQAEVCSGTVAEVIQSVVNGADGCIFCFGQVKLGKTYTMIGKDSSTQSLGIVPCAISWLFKLINERKEKTSTRFSVRVSAVEIFGKDEELKDLLSEVSTGSVQEGQSPGIHLREDPICGTQLQNQSELRAPTAEKAAFFLDAAIAARSTSRPNADEEERRNSHMLFTLHIYQYRMEKSGKGGMSGGRSRLHLIDLGSCEKVLSKSRDGGGGLCLSLNALGNVIMALANGAKHVPYRDSKLTMLLRESLGNINCRTTMIAHISDSPANYTDSLTTIQLASRIHRMRKKKSKYASSSSGGESSCEEGRIRRPPHLRPFHPRTVALDPDLPSMLSDPDYSSSSEQSCDTVIYVGPGGTAISDRELSDNEGPPAFVPIIPSLNKKKSAKDGPLDRDQFFKCNTFAELQERLECIDGSEEPTVFVGEGKRSQASPKTDKSKESQGSLSPKTVANTSYTQEGISPKQSPKSVATQPSCSPNTKSKLDNVKTQCIPAERAPSDSVQNVCRTSADGEKALVSENRVTNKLATAAGPNSEPVVREKVYFNKKALPKPAPPPSQQRDSSMQNTDNEERSSTRMPPVGMSYQAVKRRDPYTSPLFRAPVEVCQVRSTLRERCLDRDILRATVTLQQPVELNGEDELVFTVVEELSIGSIVDKVRPSSIISFNSDCSLQALASGSRPVSIISSINDEFDAYTSAVGGSEVNVAVVPPFQEGAMECIDSRGSSISSWLSEVSVCTLESEGAHSTDVFLPQPKHMGPEATFYIESLDMLHCVSSPRDPKNSLNDSGFSFSELDSDSAASSKLSLTKCPPSPESAKGSLRFTSKITKAHSLSSSQLPQCPSIVHSSLPRKIKPTSSISPSSSSSSSSSREPPRQEAKQEDPWQRSDNHSEPQFSESTSKFLRNTPSGIPSSKTPNNSNSVPRPSKVLGSTSSQRVVDGCEKSASKNPPSKMPQLRRGATTLGTVPVIHSSTDYKGNQDIIASTTSLKFSSLGKNNKANSQKASNLPKPGCTSPPPPPVRKSSLDHKTKTLLPQSALQSAYGEAGRASGARAAVSEDELEIRQRVDSTSFKNSSLNTARVTSSLKARGLRGDGGQHYGSQMSLERCESLSLSGSRAALSRENSGASLGSSSGKSSKSIPRFGIPNSSSSPIATCPSSPSGGSLSRPGLVKACVNPRALGTVNGSKARSLSANNSKGLSSSTKSLTAPVTRNTNANLPPSGRTSAPRTTAAVSSKPGRGTIMGTKQAMRAANSRVSELATGNISGKHMRGSGDSDSGNDSGVNVSDDKSPIAMLPSPYSKITAPRRPQRYSSGHGSDNSSVLSGELPPAMGRTALFYHSGGSSGYESMIRDSEATGSASSAHDSMSESGMSSSGRTKSSKFPKKRANGFQRRRLIPAPLPDTSSLGKKPGTAGQWVDLPPMSGPLKEPFEIKVYEIDDVERLQRRRQEETAEQPFQDVDKGLQYFNSKLKMLERRQQQVKELRAKHEVLLEELEDTKARLMMDPSKWIGEFEVDQDLDKESAEYLEALAQATDELEFCVNLCKSRVMMVTCFDISMQTPGALEGLREVEV
- the kif26ab gene encoding kinesin-like protein KIF26A isoform X3 translates to MDSSTKVRVAAQKLNLSSKRKKHQPSLLHPQEPSIYPTNFSGILQVLPPPAPPCLLRAVSKVKENPGMGKVKVMMRICPSLEAADSSESQSFLKVDSRKKQLTLYDPASSPHSSSGHRRSATVAVPKIFAFDAVFTQDASQAEVCSGTVAEVIQSVVNGADGCIFCFGQVKLGKTYTMIGKDSSTQSLGIVPCAISWLFKLINERKEKTSTRFSVRVSAVEIFGKDEELKDLLSEVSTGSVQEGQSPGIHLREDPICGTQLQNQSELRAPTAEKAAFFLDAAIAARSTSRPNADEEERRNSHMLFTLHIYQYRMEKSGKGGMSGGRSRLHLIDLGSCEKVLSKSRDGGGGLCLSLNALGNVIMALANGAKHVPYRDSKLTMLLRESLGNINCRTTMIAHISDSPANYTDSLTTIQLASRIHRMRKKKSKYASSSSGGESSCEEGRIRRPPHLRPFHPRTVALDPDLPSMLSDPDYSSSSEQSCDTVIYVGPGGTAISDRELSDNEGPPAFVPIIPSLNKKKSAKDGPLDRDQFFKCNTFAELQERLECIDGSEEPTVFVGEGKRSQASPKTDKSKESQGSLSPKTVANTSYTQEGISPKQSPKSVATQPSCSPNTKSKLDNVKTQCIPAERAPSDSVQNVCRTSADGEKALVSENRVTNKLATAAGPNSEPVVREKVYFNKKALPKPAPPPSQQRDSSMQNTDNEERSSTRMPPVGMSYQAVKRRDPYTSPLFRAPVEVCQVRSTLRERCLDRDILRATVTLQQPVELNGEDELVFTVVEELSIGSIVDKVRPSSIISFNSDCSLQALASGSRPVSIISSINDEFDAYTSAVGGSEVNVAVVPPFQEGAMECIDSRGSSISSWLSEVSVCTLESEGAHSTDVFLPQPKHMGPEATFYIESLDMLHCVSSPRDPKNSLNDSGFSFSELDSDSAASSKLSLTKCPPSPESAKGSLRFTSKITKAHSLSSSQLPQCPSIVHSSLPRKIKPTSSISPSSSSSSSSSREPPRQEAKQEDPWQRSDNHSEPQFSESTSKFLRNTPSGIPSSKTPNNSNSVPRPSKVLGSTSSQRVVDGCEKSASKNPPSKMPQLRRGATTLGTVPVIHSSTDYKGNQDIIASTTSLKFSSLGKNNKANSQKASNLPKPGCTSPPPPPVRKSSLDHKTKTLLPQSALQSAYGEAGRASGARAAVSEDELEIRQRVDSTSFKNSSLNTARVTSSLKARGLRGDGGQHYGSQMSLERCESLSLSGSRAALSRENSGASLGSSSGKSSKSIPRFGIPNSSSSPIATCPSSPSGGSLSRPGLVKACVNPRALGTVNGSKARSLSANNSKGLSSSTKSLTAPVTRNTNANLPPSGRTSAPRTTAAVSSKPGRGTIMGTKQAMRAANSRVSELATGNISGKHMRGSGDSDSGNDSGVNVSDDKSPIAMLPSPYSKITAPRRPQRYSSGHGSDNSSVLSGELPPAMGRTALFYHSGGSSGYESMIRDSEATGSASSAHDSMSESGMSSSGRTKSSKFPKKRANGFQRRRLIPAPLPDTSSLGKKPGTAGQWVDLPPMSGPLKEPFEIKVYEIDDVERLQRRRQEETAEQPFQDVDKGLQYFNSKLKMLERRQQQVKELRAKHEVLLEELEDTKARLMMDPSKWIGEFEVDQDLDKESAEYLEALAQATDELEFCVNLCKSRVMMVTCFDISMQTPGALEGLREVEV